The following coding sequences lie in one Tachysurus fulvidraco isolate hzauxx_2018 chromosome 19, HZAU_PFXX_2.0, whole genome shotgun sequence genomic window:
- the atxn10 gene encoding ataxin-10 isoform X2, whose protein sequence is MEMEIWFGVETEVLRSLSALLLRLSAKLQEDPDAQTASLCLQLASECFRAQRNACVQCPRNQCILRDQGCIQVSLGILGKFLKLTSGASDHRLDALRCGIQFLGNAAVGNQLCKDDIWACGFPHMFLDLLELDDEKAVAYTCMVIYTCLDTKKTEQLGMDPIKLKVALKVTELCQTLPDIDWTVLIVTQHFFKSSELIEMMYAEMNDHERLVLLDLVLAQLGEVKEEDCVIPLRTAQFFASSFQHSCKAVLSLSSVSSADEQALAVIRLLDILCDMTSGQRKFMALQDHPDLLQTTIELLKEVHFLGKANKNVFSAAQDFSLTLSDQASTHPALSFKAHLIRLIGNLCHGHTANQNQVRELDGIALILDNCSIDSNNPFISQWAVFAIRNILEHNEENQKLVQGLRRQGVSDDSVLRELGFCVQERDGNLLLRPLKKEKEQREH, encoded by the exons ATGGAAATGGAAATTTG GTTCGGTGTGGAGACCGAGGTCCTGCGCAGTCTTTCTGCACTTTTATTGAGACTCTCTGCGAAGCTTCAAGAGGATCCTGATGCACAGACAGCTTCACTGTGTCTCCAGCTTGCATCTGAGTGCTTCCGGGCACAGAGAAATGCCTGTGTGCAGTGTCCTCGTAACCAGTGCATTCTACG GGATCAGGGTTGTATCCAGGTATCACTAGGGATTTTAGGAAAGTTTCTTAAGCTTACATCAGGAGCATCTGATCATCGTCTCGATG CACTTCGATGTGGAATTCAGTTTCTCGGCAATGCCGCAGTTGGGAACCAACTATGCAAAGATGACATTTGGGCCTGTGGTTTTCCACACATGTTTTT gGATCTTTTAGAACTGGATGATGAGAAAGCTGTGGCATATACGTGCATGGTCATATACACCTGTTTGGATACAAAGAAGACCGAGCAGCTGGGCATGGATCCAATCAAGCTGAAAGTGGCACTGAAGGTCACTGAGCTGTGCCAGACTCTGCCTGACATTGACTGGAC GGTCCTGATTGTCACACAACATTTCTTCAAATCGTCTGAGCTCATCGAGATGATGTATGCAGAGATGAATGATCATGAAAG GCTTGTTTTACTGGACCTTGTGTTAGCCCAGCTTGGAGAAGTTAAAGAGGAAGATTGTGTGATTCCTTTGAGAACAGCTCAGTTTTTTGCATCGTCCTTCCAGCACAGCTGCAAggctgttctctctctcagctctgtctcATCAGCTGATGAGCAG GCCTTGGCAGTGATCAGGCTCCTGGATATTCTCTGTGATATGACGTCTGGACAGAGAAAATTTATGGCTCTGCAAGATCACCCAGACCTTCTCCAGACAACAATTG AGCTCCTGAAGGAAGTGCATTTTCTTGGGAAAGccaataaaaatgtgttcagtgCAGCGCAggatttctctctcactttatcAGACCAAGCAAGCACACACCCTGCTCTGAGCTTTAAAGCTCACCTCATCCGGCTGATTGGAAACCtgtgccatggacacacagccaACCAGAACCAG GTCAGAGAACTAGACGGTATAGCCCTCATCCTGGACAACTGCAGTATAGACAGTAACAATCCCT TCATAAGCCAGTGGGCTGTTTTCGCCATCCGGAACATTCTggagcacaatgaggagaaccaGAAGCTGGTACAGGGCTTAAGGAGGCAGGGAGTGTCCGATGACTCTGTACTCAGAGAGTTGGGCTTCtgtgtgcaagagagagatGGCAACCTGCTCCTCAGACCACTCAAAAAGgagaaagagcagagagagcacTAA
- the atxn10 gene encoding ataxin-10 isoform X1, with amino-acid sequence MNEICVDRLSLEHLSSLQSVTKALRDEQFRFGVETEVLRSLSALLLRLSAKLQEDPDAQTASLCLQLASECFRAQRNACVQCPRNQCILRDQGCIQVSLGILGKFLKLTSGASDHRLDALRCGIQFLGNAAVGNQLCKDDIWACGFPHMFLDLLELDDEKAVAYTCMVIYTCLDTKKTEQLGMDPIKLKVALKVTELCQTLPDIDWTVLIVTQHFFKSSELIEMMYAEMNDHERLVLLDLVLAQLGEVKEEDCVIPLRTAQFFASSFQHSCKAVLSLSSVSSADEQALAVIRLLDILCDMTSGQRKFMALQDHPDLLQTTIELLKEVHFLGKANKNVFSAAQDFSLTLSDQASTHPALSFKAHLIRLIGNLCHGHTANQNQVRELDGIALILDNCSIDSNNPFISQWAVFAIRNILEHNEENQKLVQGLRRQGVSDDSVLRELGFCVQERDGNLLLRPLKKEKEQREH; translated from the exons ATGAATGAAATATGTGTTGATAGATTGAGTTTGGAGCATTTGTCCTCATTACAGAGTGTAACGAAGGCTTTGAGAGATGAGCAGTTCAG GTTCGGTGTGGAGACCGAGGTCCTGCGCAGTCTTTCTGCACTTTTATTGAGACTCTCTGCGAAGCTTCAAGAGGATCCTGATGCACAGACAGCTTCACTGTGTCTCCAGCTTGCATCTGAGTGCTTCCGGGCACAGAGAAATGCCTGTGTGCAGTGTCCTCGTAACCAGTGCATTCTACG GGATCAGGGTTGTATCCAGGTATCACTAGGGATTTTAGGAAAGTTTCTTAAGCTTACATCAGGAGCATCTGATCATCGTCTCGATG CACTTCGATGTGGAATTCAGTTTCTCGGCAATGCCGCAGTTGGGAACCAACTATGCAAAGATGACATTTGGGCCTGTGGTTTTCCACACATGTTTTT gGATCTTTTAGAACTGGATGATGAGAAAGCTGTGGCATATACGTGCATGGTCATATACACCTGTTTGGATACAAAGAAGACCGAGCAGCTGGGCATGGATCCAATCAAGCTGAAAGTGGCACTGAAGGTCACTGAGCTGTGCCAGACTCTGCCTGACATTGACTGGAC GGTCCTGATTGTCACACAACATTTCTTCAAATCGTCTGAGCTCATCGAGATGATGTATGCAGAGATGAATGATCATGAAAG GCTTGTTTTACTGGACCTTGTGTTAGCCCAGCTTGGAGAAGTTAAAGAGGAAGATTGTGTGATTCCTTTGAGAACAGCTCAGTTTTTTGCATCGTCCTTCCAGCACAGCTGCAAggctgttctctctctcagctctgtctcATCAGCTGATGAGCAG GCCTTGGCAGTGATCAGGCTCCTGGATATTCTCTGTGATATGACGTCTGGACAGAGAAAATTTATGGCTCTGCAAGATCACCCAGACCTTCTCCAGACAACAATTG AGCTCCTGAAGGAAGTGCATTTTCTTGGGAAAGccaataaaaatgtgttcagtgCAGCGCAggatttctctctcactttatcAGACCAAGCAAGCACACACCCTGCTCTGAGCTTTAAAGCTCACCTCATCCGGCTGATTGGAAACCtgtgccatggacacacagccaACCAGAACCAG GTCAGAGAACTAGACGGTATAGCCCTCATCCTGGACAACTGCAGTATAGACAGTAACAATCCCT TCATAAGCCAGTGGGCTGTTTTCGCCATCCGGAACATTCTggagcacaatgaggagaaccaGAAGCTGGTACAGGGCTTAAGGAGGCAGGGAGTGTCCGATGACTCTGTACTCAGAGAGTTGGGCTTCtgtgtgcaagagagagatGGCAACCTGCTCCTCAGACCACTCAAAAAGgagaaagagcagagagagcacTAA